A part of Thermus oshimai DSM 12092 genomic DNA contains:
- a CDS encoding prephenate dehydrogenase/arogenate dehydrogenase family protein — MKPLFRKVGIFGMGLLGGSVALGLKERFLAEEVHAYDRDPKALEKALFLGAADRVHPEVGPWVGELELGVLAAPVGALAGLGGAIAPFAHPESLWTDVGSVKGKVVGTLEGLLPHFLGGHPMAGSERAGVENAHAGLLQNAVWVLTPTERTSPKAREGIRGLVEALGAYPLEMPPLLHDELVARVSHLPYLLAVALNRLVAGHPHRDLLMFLAAGGFRDLTRVASGSPRMSRDMVVENKEALKGAIEELRAVLLELEGLLDEPEELLKAAEAAKRTRDSLPIVRRSLLPEMHDLVVQVPDRPGEIARIATALGEAGVNIKDIEVLTIREAAGALRLGFATREEKEAARQVLQKAGYRLP, encoded by the coding sequence ATGAAGCCCCTCTTCCGCAAGGTGGGCATCTTCGGGATGGGCCTCCTCGGGGGCAGCGTGGCCCTGGGGCTTAAGGAGCGCTTCCTGGCCGAGGAGGTCCACGCCTACGACCGGGACCCAAAGGCCCTGGAAAAGGCCCTCTTCCTGGGGGCGGCGGACCGGGTGCACCCGGAGGTGGGGCCCTGGGTGGGGGAGCTGGAGCTTGGGGTCCTGGCCGCCCCCGTGGGGGCGTTGGCGGGGCTCGGGGGGGCCATCGCCCCCTTCGCCCACCCGGAAAGCCTCTGGACGGACGTGGGGAGCGTGAAGGGGAAGGTGGTGGGGACGCTGGAGGGCCTCCTCCCCCACTTCCTGGGGGGGCACCCCATGGCGGGGAGCGAGCGGGCCGGGGTGGAAAACGCCCACGCCGGCCTCCTCCAGAACGCGGTCTGGGTCCTCACCCCCACGGAAAGGACGAGCCCCAAGGCCAGGGAGGGGATCAGGGGGCTGGTGGAGGCCCTGGGGGCCTACCCCCTGGAGATGCCCCCCCTCCTCCACGACGAGCTGGTGGCCCGGGTCTCCCACCTCCCCTACCTCCTGGCCGTGGCCTTAAACCGCCTGGTGGCCGGCCACCCCCACCGGGACCTCCTCATGTTCCTGGCCGCGGGGGGGTTCCGGGACCTCACCCGGGTGGCCTCGGGGAGCCCCAGGATGAGCCGGGACATGGTGGTGGAGAACAAGGAGGCCCTGAAAGGGGCCATAGAGGAGCTGAGGGCGGTCCTTCTAGAGCTGGAAGGGCTTCTGGACGAACCAGAAGAGCTCCTGAAGGCGGCGGAGGCGGCCAAGCGCACCCGGGACAGCCTCCCCATCGTCCGCCGAAGCCTCCTCCCGGAGATGCACGACCTGGTGGTCCAGGTGCCCGACCGCCCCGGGGAGATCGCCCGCATCGCCACCGCCTTGGGGGAAGCGGGGGTCAACATCAAGGACATCGAGGTCCTCACCATCCGCGAGGCGGCGGGGGCCTTGAGGCTCGGCTTCGCCACCCGGGAGGAGAAGGAAGCGGCCCGGCAGGTCCTCCAGAAGGCGGGCTACCGGCTGCCTTAA
- the aroF gene encoding 3-deoxy-7-phosphoheptulonate synthase encodes MLIVMRKDHTEKELQDVIREIEKVGYRPHVSQGVETTLVGAIGRGPTPELMEHFRALPGVAEVIPISKPWKLASTDVQPFPTVLEFPTGKTGGGHVMVAAGPCGVESREQTLTAAHYVKAHGAHMLRGGAFKPRTSPYAFQGLGVEGLKILAEARKETGLPVVTEVLSPEQVELVAEYADAFQIGARNAQNFALLQAVGEARKPVLLKRGMSMTLEELLMSAEYILGRGNMQVILVERGIRTFERATRFTLDVSAVPVLKSWTHLPVWVDPSHPAGKREWVTPLALAGLAAGADGLIVETHPEPERALSDAAQQLHEHEFAELMEKVRRLSQALGKTLSRPVLG; translated from the coding sequence ATGCTGATCGTGATGCGCAAGGACCACACGGAAAAGGAGCTTCAGGACGTGATCCGGGAGATTGAGAAGGTGGGCTACCGGCCCCACGTCTCCCAAGGGGTGGAAACCACCCTGGTGGGGGCCATCGGCCGGGGGCCCACCCCGGAGCTCATGGAGCACTTCCGGGCCCTGCCCGGCGTGGCCGAGGTCATCCCCATCTCCAAGCCCTGGAAGCTGGCCAGCACCGATGTCCAGCCCTTCCCCACGGTGCTGGAGTTCCCCACGGGGAAGACGGGGGGCGGGCACGTGATGGTGGCCGCGGGGCCCTGCGGGGTGGAAAGCCGGGAGCAGACCCTCACCGCGGCCCACTACGTGAAGGCCCACGGGGCCCACATGCTCCGGGGGGGCGCCTTCAAGCCCCGCACCAGCCCCTACGCCTTCCAGGGCCTGGGGGTGGAGGGGCTTAAGATCCTGGCCGAGGCCAGAAAGGAAACGGGCCTCCCCGTGGTCACCGAGGTCCTCTCCCCAGAACAGGTGGAGCTGGTGGCGGAGTACGCGGACGCCTTCCAGATCGGGGCCAGGAACGCCCAGAACTTTGCCCTCCTGCAGGCGGTGGGGGAGGCCAGAAAGCCCGTGCTCCTCAAGCGGGGCATGAGCATGACCCTGGAGGAGCTTCTCATGAGCGCGGAGTACATCCTGGGCCGGGGCAACATGCAGGTGATCCTGGTGGAGCGGGGCATCCGCACCTTTGAGCGGGCCACCCGCTTCACCCTGGACGTCTCCGCGGTGCCCGTCCTCAAGAGCTGGACCCACCTCCCCGTCTGGGTTGACCCCTCCCACCCTGCGGGGAAGCGGGAGTGGGTCACGCCCTTGGCCCTGGCGGGGCTCGCCGCGGGGGCGGACGGGCTCATCGTGGAAACCCACCCCGAGCCGGAACGGGCCCTTTCCGACGCCGCGCAACAGCTCCACGAGCACGAGTTCGCCGAGCTCATGGAGAAGGTGCGCCGCCTGAGCCAGGCCCTGGGCAAGACCCTTTCCCGCCCCGTGCTGGGATGA
- a CDS encoding VOC family protein has protein sequence MGFPLRLQSLTLRVRALEPMLAFYRDLLGLKHEADPPRHRLFPEGGAFSLFLLHDPQAPLRPYPSVGLYHVALLLPHRKALAGVFRRLWEAGAHFEGAADHGVSEALYFRDPEGSGLELYRDRPEGAWPKGPLMFTAPLNLERLLLEAPHPAPLPPETRLGHLHLHVERLEEAEAFFAGRLGMAVTLRTYPGALFFAWDGYHHHMGANTWAGQGKAPPGATGLLSYTLLAPRGVAPGRLLDPTGARVEVLTEGGGVP, from the coding sequence GTGGGCTTCCCCCTAAGGCTCCAGAGCCTCACCCTAAGGGTGCGGGCCCTGGAGCCCATGCTCGCCTTCTACCGGGACCTCCTGGGCCTAAAGCACGAGGCGGACCCGCCCCGCCACCGCCTCTTCCCCGAAGGCGGGGCCTTTAGCCTCTTCCTCCTCCACGACCCCCAAGCCCCCCTAAGGCCCTACCCCAGCGTGGGCCTTTACCACGTGGCCCTCCTCCTGCCCCACCGGAAGGCCCTGGCGGGGGTCTTCCGGAGGCTTTGGGAAGCGGGGGCCCACTTTGAGGGGGCCGCGGACCACGGGGTCTCCGAGGCCCTCTACTTCCGCGACCCGGAGGGGAGTGGCCTCGAGCTCTACCGGGACCGGCCGGAAGGGGCCTGGCCCAAAGGCCCCCTGATGTTCACCGCCCCCCTAAACCTGGAAAGGCTCCTCCTGGAAGCCCCCCACCCCGCCCCCCTTCCCCCCGAGACCCGCCTTGGCCACCTCCACCTGCACGTGGAACGCCTGGAGGAGGCGGAGGCCTTCTTTGCGGGCAGGCTCGGCATGGCCGTGACCCTGCGCACCTACCCCGGGGCCCTCTTCTTCGCCTGGGACGGCTACCACCACCACATGGGGGCCAACACCTGGGCCGGGCAGGGGAAGGCGCCGCCCGGGGCCACGGGCCTTCTCTCCTATACCCTCCTGGCGCCCAGGGGGGTGGCCCCGGGGCGCCTACTGGACCCCACGGGGGCGCGGGTGGAGGTCTTGACGGAAGGAGGGGGCGTCCCCTAA
- a CDS encoding YceI family protein: MRWNLDPTHTSVEFAVRHMMIATVKGTLNLKEGYVETDEAGRPIRVEARLDAQSIHTGVADRDHHLRSPDFLDAENHPEIVFQSERITPLGEGRYRVEGHLTLRGVTRPLGFEVETYGPAKDPWGNERMAAHFEGKLNRKDFGLTWNVPLEMGGLLVGEEVRFSVDTEAVKAQEAVSR, translated from the coding sequence ATGCGGTGGAACCTGGACCCCACCCACACCAGCGTGGAGTTCGCGGTGCGCCATATGATGATCGCCACGGTGAAGGGCACCCTGAACCTCAAGGAGGGCTACGTGGAAACGGACGAGGCGGGCAGGCCCATCCGGGTGGAGGCCCGCCTGGACGCCCAGAGCATCCACACCGGGGTGGCCGACCGGGACCACCACCTCCGTTCCCCCGACTTCCTAGACGCGGAGAACCACCCGGAGATCGTCTTCCAGAGCGAGAGGATCACCCCTTTGGGGGAGGGGCGCTACCGGGTGGAGGGGCACCTCACCCTCCGCGGGGTGACCCGGCCCCTCGGCTTTGAGGTGGAAACCTATGGCCCCGCCAAGGACCCCTGGGGGAACGAGCGCATGGCCGCCCACTTTGAAGGGAAGCTGAACCGTAAGGACTTCGGCCTCACCTGGAACGTGCCCCTGGAGATGGGGGGGCTTCTCGTGGGGGAGGAGGTCCGCTTCAGCGTGGACACGGAGGCGGTGAAGGCCCAGGAGGCGGTTTCGCGCTAA